A stretch of Antennarius striatus isolate MH-2024 chromosome 6, ASM4005453v1, whole genome shotgun sequence DNA encodes these proteins:
- the her13 gene encoding hairy-related 13 — translation MDAEEPESGAEKVDRKIRKPLVEKKRRARINDSLHELRTLLADAELHSKMENAEVLEVTVRRVEDILRSRTRESDVLTREASERFAAGYIQCMHEVHMFVSTCPGIDATVAAELLNHLLECMPLNEDHLPDVLMDLIAETPGSNGVAWQGGGGEAPGSTLASPAPSVLSSEDVCSDLDETDGEHNQSSSEGVENRETCTRSMWRPW, via the exons ATGGACGCAGAGGAGCCGGAAAGCGGGGCAGAGAAAGTGGACCGGAAG ATCCGGAAACCTCTGGTGGAGAAGAAGCGGCGCGCGCGCATCAACGACAGTCTGCACGAGCTGCGGACGCTGCTCGCGGACGCGGAG CTTCATTCCAAGATGGAGAACGCGGAGGTGCTGGAGGTGACGGTGCGGCGGGTGGAGGACATCCTGAGGAGCCGGACCCGAG aatCCGACGTTCTCACCCGAGAAGCCAGCGAGCGTTTCGCCGCCGGCTACATCCAGTGCATGCACGAGGTCCACATGTTCGTGTCCACGTGTCCCGGGATCGACGCCACGGTGGCGGCGGAGCTGCTCAACCACCTGCTGGAGTGCATGCCCCTGAACGAGGACCACCTCCCGGACGTCCTGATGGATCTGATCGCTGAGACTCCTGGGAGTAACGGCGTCGCCTGGcagggcggcggcggcgaggcgCCCGGCTCCACTCTGGCGTCCCCCGCTCCCTCCGTCCTCTCCAGCGAGGACGTTTGCTCCGACCTGGACGAGACCGATGGCGAGCACAACCAGAGCTCCTCTGAGGGTGTGGAGAACAGGGAGACCTGCACGCGGTCCATGTGGAGACCCTGGTAG
- the her8.2 gene encoding hairy-related 8.2, with product MTASSTARNVGKHPSAKEERKLRKPLIERKRRERINSCLDQLKETVIGAFRLDQSKLEKADILEMTVKHLQNIQRSKQNDPASGLGGQQRYSTGYIQCMQEVHNMLLTCDWMDKTLGSRLLNHLLRSLPGSTDERPSPSRRDGPPPVTPGDPLPGRQLQGSPVAPALGMLEMWRPW from the exons ATGACTGCTTCATCCACGGCGCGCAACGTGGGGAAACATCCCAGCgcaaaagaggagaggaag CTGAGGAAGCCGCTCATCGAGAGGAAACGGAGGGAGAGGATCAACAGTTGTTTGGATCAGCTGAAGGAAACCGTGATCGGAGCCTTCAGGCTGGAT CAATCCAAACTGGAGAAAGCTGATATCCTGGAGATGACGGTGAAACATCTGCAGAACATCCAGAGGAGCAAACAGAACG ACCCCGCGTCAGGCCTGGGGGGCCAGCAGAGGTACAGCACCGGCTACATCCAGTGCATGCAGGAGGTGCACAACATGCTCCTCACCTGCGACTGGATGGACAAGACTCTGGGCTCCCGCCTCCTCAACCACCTCCTCAGGTCCCTCCCCGGGTCCACCGACGAGCGCCCGTCGCCCTCCAGGAGAGACGGCCCTCCGCCGGTGACCCCTGGAGACCCCCTCCCCGGAAGGCAGCTCCAGGGGTCCCCAGTGGCCCCAGCGCTGGGGATGCTGGAGATGTGGAGGCCCTGGTGA
- the cab39 gene encoding calcium-binding protein 39 gives MPFPFGKSHKSPADIVKNLKDSMTVLEKHDISDKKAEKATEEVSKSLVAMKEILYGTSEKEPQTEAVAQLAQELYNSGLLGTLIADLQLIDFEGKKDVAQIFNNILRRQIGTRTPTVEYLCTQQNILFMLLKGYESPEIALNCGIMLRECIRHEPLAKITLGSEQFYDFFRYVEMSTFDIASDAFATFKDLLTRHKLLSAEFLEQHYDRFFSEYEKLLHSENYVTKRQSLKLLGELLLDRHNFTIMTKYISKPENLKLMMNLLRDKSRNIQFEAFHVFKVFVANPNKTQPILDILLKNQHKLIEFLSKFQNDRTDDEQFNDEKTYLVKQIRELKRPAPQEA, from the exons ATGCCGTTCCCCTTTGGCAAGTCCCACAAGTCGCCAGCGGACATCGTCAAAAACCTCAAGGACAGCATGACCGTGCTTGAGAAGCATGACATTTCTGACAAAAAGGCTGAGAAG GCCACAGAGGAGGTGTCAAAAAGTCTGGTGGCAATGAAAGAGATCCTGTATGGGACGAGTGAGAAGGAGCCCCAGACAGAAGCCGTGGCCCAGCTGGCCCAGGAGCTCTACAACAGCGGCCTGCTCGGCACCCTGATAGCCGACCTGCAGCTCATCGACTTCGAG GGTAAGAAGGACGTGGCTCAGATCTTCAACAACATCCTGAGGCGTCAGATTGGCACCCGGACTCCCACAGTGGAATACCTGTGCACCCAGCAGAACATCCTCTTCATGCTGCTGAAAGG CTATGAGTCTCCAGAGATTGCCCTAAACTGTGGCATCATGTTAAGGGAGTGCATCAGACACGAACCCCTGGCCAAAATCACTCTGGGGTCGGAGCAGTTTTACGACTTCTTCAGATACGTGGAGATGTCCACGTTCGACATCGCCTCAGACGCATTCGCCACTTTCAAA GACCTCCTCACAAGACACAAGCTACTGAGTGCTGAGTTTCTGGAGCAACATTACGACAGA TTCTTCAGTGAATACGAGAAGTTGCTCCACTCAGAAAACTACGTGACGAAAAGGCAGTCCCTCAAG CTGTTGGGGGAGTTACTTCTGGACCGACATAATTTCACTATAATGACAAAATATATCAGCAAACCTGAGAACCTTAAACTGATGATGAACCTCCTGCGGGACAAAAGCCGCAACATCCAGTTTGAGGCGTTCCACGTTTTTAAG gtgTTTGTGGCCAACCCCAACAAGACGCAGCCCATCCTGGACATCCTGCTGAAGAACCAGCATAAACTCATTGAGTTCCTCAGCAAGTTCCAGAACGACAGGACGGACGACGAGCAGTTCAACGACGAAAAGACTTACCTGGTCAAACAGATCAGGGAACTGAAGAGGCCCGCCCCCCAGGAGGCCTGA
- the itm2ca gene encoding integral membrane protein 2Ca, with translation MVKISFQPAAPKEEKENDKTEILIPHPAEEEEELVLPLRPKKSPLNGLCCLTFGLVVFMAGLVLASIYVYHYYFIPHIPEENLFHCSVLYEDSAYAPLRGRQELQENVGIYLADNYEKISVPVPHFGGSDPADIIHDFHRRLTAYHDIALDKCYVIELNTTIVMPPRNLWELLINVKKGTYLPQTYIIHEEMVVTGKVHNMRQLGPFIYRLCNGKDTYRLNRRLTHRRINKRDADDCHRIRHFENTFVVETVICDEA, from the exons ATGGTGAAGATCAGCTTCCAGCCGGCGGCTccgaaggaggagaaggagaacgaCAAGACGGAGATCCTCATCCCGCACCCGGCG gaggaggaggaggagctggtccTGCCGCTGCGGCCCAAGAAGTCCCCCCTGAACGGCCTGTGCTGCCTGACCTTTGGCCTGGTGGTGTTCATGGCCGGTCTGGTTCTGGCCTCTATCTACGTCTACCACTACTACTTCATCCCTCAC ATCCCGGAGGAGAACCTGTTCCACTGCAGCGTCCTGTACGAGGACTCGGCGTACGCGCCGCTGCGCGGCCgccaggagctgcaggagaacgTGGGCATCTACCTGGCCGACAACTACGAGAAGATCTCCGTGCCCGTCCCTCACTTCGGGGGCAGCGACCCCGCCGACATCATCCACGACTTCCACCGC AGACTCACCGCCTACCACGACATCGCTCTGGACAAGTGTTACGTCATCGAGCTCAACACGACCATCGTGATGCCGCCGCgcaacctgtgggagctgctgATCAACGTCAAG AAGGGGACCTACTTGCCTCAGACCTACATCATCCACGAGGAGATGGTGGTGACTGGAAAAGTTCACAACATGCGTCAGCTGGGACCCTTCATCTACCGCCTGTGCAACGGGAAGGACACCTACCGCCTGAACCGCCGCCTCACCCACAGAC GCATTAACAAGCGCGacgctgacgactgccaccgcATCCGTCACTTTGAGAACACGTTTGTGGTGGAGACGGTGATCTGTGATGAAGCATGA
- the prss16 gene encoding thymus-specific serine protease, whose protein sequence is MIVSPAHVLLLLFLFRFVHAGRVLTDIRERVRDLQLQDARRRLASSRRRLQHVKEGRIRQRLDHFNRQNTDTLLQRFFMNDAFWENPDGPVFLFIGGEGPVSEIDVLTGHHVDMAEEHGALLLALEHRFYGDSINPDGLRTENLIALSSQQALADLAEFHQFISRGLNLTLRNPWISFGGSYSGALSAWFRGKFPHLIFAAVASSAPIRAQLDFSAYCKAVGLSLMNEAVGGSQKCLTGVQDAFAALEAALLGGNSSQVSADFSCCQTPQHPEDQIELIQSVADIVMATVQYNEEGAFLSIREVCDVMTDATRQPYPRLVRLGQLYRSTTGGRCVNVSHEAAVRDLMDTSVPPRRSERQWIYQTCTEFGFYQTCEDTTCPFSRRLTLQVQTEICSTLFGISQHSLQGRVAFTNTYYGGDDPPPHRVLYVNGGVDPWRELSVIRDRTEGGEPAQIVFIQDAAHCADMRTRVTDRRSLENARNEIKTRVSGWLETAKRSL, encoded by the exons ATGATTGTGTCGCCGGCTCACGTTctcctgctcctgttcctgttccggTTTGTCCATGCAG GTCGGGTTCTGACCGACATCAGGGAGCGAGTTCGTGACCTCCAGCTGCAGGACGCCAGGCGGCGCCTCGCCAGCAGCCGCCGGCGTCTCCAACACGTGAAGGAAGGACGGATTCGCCAACGGCTCGACCACTTCAACCGACAAAACACCGACACCCTCCTGCAG AGGTTCTTCATGaatgatgcattctgggagaatCCTGACGGGCCGGTGTTCCTCTTCATCGGAGGAGAAGGACCCGTCTCTGAGATCGACGTCCTGACAG GTCACCATGTCGACATGGCCGAAGAGCACGGGGCTCTGCTATTGGCTCTGGAGCATCGTTTCTATGGCGACAGCATCAACCCTGACGGCCTGAGAACGGAGAACCTGATAGCCCTGAGCAGCCAGcaggc TCTTGCTGACTTGGCTGAATTCCACCAGTTCATCAGCCGGGGGTTAAATCTGACCCTCAGGAACCCCTGGATCAGCTTTGGGGGGTCGTACTCTGGAGCTCTGTCCGCCTGGTTCAGAGGAAAG TTTCCTCACCTGATATTTGCAGCCGTCGCGTCTTCTGCTCCAATCAGGGCCCAGCTGGACTTCTCCGCCTACTGCAAA GCCGTTGGTTTGAGCCTCATGAATGAAGCAGTTGGGGGGTCCCAGAAG TGTCTGACTGGGGTGCAGGACGCCTTTGCTGCCCTGGAGGCGGCGCTGCTGGGGGGCAACTCCTCCCAGGTGTCTGCAGACTTCAGCTGCTGTCAGACCCCCCAGCACCCTGAGGACCAG ATCGAACTGATCCAGAGTGTGGCTGACATCGTCATGGCAACGGTACAGTACAACGAGGAGGGGGCGTTCCTGTCCATCAGGGAggtgtgtgatgtcatgacGGATGCGACGCGCCAGCCGTACCCCCGCCTGGTCCGGCTGGGGCAG ctcTACCGTTCCACCACTGGGGGGCGGTGTGTAAACGTCTCCCATGAGGCCGCAGTGCGGGATCTGATGGACACGTCGGTCCCCCCCAGGAGGTCAGAGAGACAGTGGATCTACCAGACCTGCACCGAGTTTGGCTTCT accagACCTGTGAGGACACCACCTGTCCGTTCTCTCGGAGGCTGACCCTACAGGTTCAGACTGAAATCTGCTCCACATTGTTTGGCATTTCCCAGCATTCCTTGCAGGGACGCGTGGCCTTCACAAACACCTACTATGGGGgagacgacccccccccacacagagtTCTCTACGTCAACG GGGGGGTTGATCCGTGGCGGGAGCTGTCGGTGATCCGGGACAGAACGGAGGGGGGAGAACCAGCCCAGATCGTCTTCATCCAGGACGCCGCTCACTGCGCCGACATGAGAACCAGGGTCACAGATCGCCGCTCGCTGGAGAACGCCAGAAAC GAAATAAAGACACGCGTGTCCGGCTGGTTGGAGACGGCCAAACGAAGTCTCTGA